The following coding sequences lie in one Mycobacterium sp. Z3061 genomic window:
- a CDS encoding GntR family transcriptional regulator: protein MTLEVTSGPGAAKDRALDYVKAKVLTGEFPGGELISEGEVASALGMSRTPVREAFLQLEAAGLLRLYPKRGALVVPVSPGEVRAVLQARLVLEEFAVRAVIERGPEACAAVYERLSAQVQRQRKAAAASGLHEFLESDRAFHNATLEAAGNDILAGFYSTLRDRQMRMIGESARNPQRLATIIEQHEGIARALRDGDGDAARAAVRAHLAGTMRALGLASEGEL, encoded by the coding sequence ATGACGTTGGAAGTCACCAGCGGTCCGGGTGCGGCCAAGGATCGTGCGCTCGACTACGTCAAGGCCAAGGTGCTGACCGGGGAGTTTCCCGGCGGGGAACTGATCAGCGAGGGGGAGGTGGCTTCCGCCCTCGGGATGTCGCGAACCCCGGTCCGCGAGGCGTTCCTGCAACTGGAGGCCGCCGGCCTGCTGCGGCTCTATCCGAAACGCGGGGCGCTGGTGGTGCCGGTCTCGCCGGGTGAGGTCCGCGCGGTCCTGCAGGCCCGGCTGGTGCTGGAAGAGTTCGCGGTGCGGGCGGTGATCGAGCGCGGTCCCGAGGCGTGTGCGGCTGTCTACGAACGGCTTTCGGCCCAGGTGCAGCGCCAGCGCAAGGCCGCGGCCGCATCCGGACTGCACGAATTCCTGGAATCCGACCGTGCCTTTCATAACGCCACGCTGGAGGCCGCCGGCAACGACATCCTGGCCGGCTTCTACTCCACCCTGCGGGACCGGCAGATGCGGATGATCGGCGAATCGGCGCGCAATCCTCAGCGCCTGGCCACCATCATCGAGCAACACGAAGGCATCGCCCGGGCGCTTCGCGACGGGGACGGTGACGCCGCGCGAGCCGCGGTGCGGGCGCATCTGGCGGGCACCATGCGGGCGCTGGGCCTGGCCAGCGAGGGGGAACTGTGA
- the cysT gene encoding sulfate ABC transporter permease subunit CysT — protein sequence MTAAVVTPEQESQPAPKVVVPEPPGGTALRVGVVTLWLSVIVLLPLAAIAWQAVGGGWQHFWLAVTSHAALESFKVTLIISVVVTVLDVIFGVLVAWMLVRDDFAWKGLLDAVIDLPFALPTIVTSLVMLALYGPSSPIGLHLQHTPPGVAMALAFVTLPFVVRAVQPVLREIDREVEEAAASLGAGGRKVFTSIVLPSLLPAVLSGAGLAFSRCIGEFGSVVTIGGAVPGSTEVSSQWIRSLIENDDRPAAAAISIVLLSVSFSVLFILRIIGGRKR from the coding sequence ATGACGGCCGCGGTAGTCACCCCGGAACAGGAATCGCAGCCGGCACCCAAGGTCGTCGTCCCCGAACCGCCGGGTGGCACGGCGCTGCGGGTCGGAGTGGTCACGCTGTGGCTGTCGGTGATCGTGCTGCTGCCGCTCGCCGCGATCGCATGGCAGGCGGTCGGCGGCGGCTGGCAGCACTTCTGGCTGGCCGTCACCTCGCATGCCGCGCTGGAGTCGTTCAAGGTGACGCTGATCATCTCCGTGGTGGTCACCGTCCTGGACGTGATTTTCGGTGTGCTGGTGGCCTGGATGCTGGTGCGTGACGACTTCGCGTGGAAGGGCTTGCTGGACGCCGTCATCGACCTGCCGTTCGCCCTGCCGACCATCGTCACCAGCCTGGTCATGCTGGCGCTGTACGGCCCGAGCAGCCCGATCGGCCTGCATCTGCAGCACACCCCGCCGGGAGTGGCGATGGCGCTCGCGTTCGTGACCCTGCCGTTCGTGGTTCGCGCCGTCCAGCCGGTGTTGCGGGAGATCGACCGGGAAGTCGAAGAGGCCGCCGCGTCGCTGGGTGCCGGCGGCCGCAAGGTCTTCACGTCCATCGTGCTGCCGTCGCTGTTACCGGCGGTGCTTTCCGGTGCGGGACTTGCATTCTCACGATGCATCGGTGAGTTCGGTTCGGTGGTGACGATCGGCGGCGCGGTGCCGGGCAGCACCGAAGTGTCGTCGCAGTGGATCCGCTCACTGATCGAGAACGACGACCGTCCAGCCGCCGCCGCGATATCGATTGTGCTGCTGTCGGTTTCGTTCAGCGTGCTGTTCATCCTGCGGATCATCGGGGGGCGGAAGCGGTGA
- a CDS encoding STAS domain-containing protein, with protein MATPLTLNTDRGSDGAHRLTAVGEIDLSNIEVFKRALSDANAGTRDPITIDLSAVKYVDSAGINALFDQADAVDQLHVIVHPLLVRVLTVSGFSKIATVEAAASDGERN; from the coding sequence ATGGCAACACCGCTCACCTTGAACACCGACCGCGGCTCCGACGGGGCGCACCGCTTGACCGCGGTCGGCGAGATCGACCTGAGCAACATCGAGGTGTTCAAGCGGGCCCTTTCCGACGCCAACGCCGGCACCCGCGACCCGATCACCATCGATCTCAGTGCCGTCAAGTACGTGGACAGTGCGGGCATCAACGCGCTGTTCGATCAGGCCGACGCGGTCGACCAATTACATGTGATCGTCCATCCTCTTCTCGTCCGTGTGCTCACCGTCAGTGGGTTCAGCAAGATCGCCACCGTCGAGGCCGCGGCCTCCGACGGCGAGCGCAATTGA
- a CDS encoding cupin domain-containing protein, translated as MTSTLGTSNLETTWARDARYFEYTQAADPIGSGHTPRVPIAQFGPEIYLDRPTGVVPLDLSADLGISTGAATSPALLANFVRIRAGERIGTCPNATSQMYYVLSGRGAIVVDGRQVRWEQGDFLTLPAGAEATFHADDDAAMYWVHDEPLLRHLGVRASEPRFRPTKFRGADVIAELEHIASQPGANEKNRVSVLLANAEQEQTLTLTHVLWAMFGVLPPGREQRPHRHQSVALDLILDAQPGCYTLLGTELDYRGQIADPIRVDWQAGGAFTTPPGMWHAHYNESGAPAHLIPVQDAGLQTYLRSLDMQFSRPSAPAAGAGSL; from the coding sequence ATGACTTCCACCCTCGGAACTTCCAACCTGGAAACGACGTGGGCCCGCGACGCCCGCTATTTCGAATACACCCAGGCCGCCGACCCCATCGGGTCCGGCCACACACCCCGGGTGCCGATCGCGCAGTTCGGCCCGGAGATCTACCTGGACCGGCCGACCGGTGTCGTGCCGTTGGACCTTTCCGCCGACCTCGGCATCAGCACGGGCGCGGCGACCAGTCCCGCACTGCTGGCGAACTTCGTGCGGATCCGCGCGGGCGAGCGGATCGGCACCTGCCCCAACGCCACTTCCCAGATGTACTACGTGCTGTCCGGCCGCGGCGCCATCGTGGTTGACGGCCGCCAGGTGCGTTGGGAGCAGGGCGATTTCCTGACCTTGCCGGCCGGCGCCGAGGCGACGTTCCACGCCGACGACGACGCGGCGATGTACTGGGTGCACGACGAGCCGCTGCTTCGTCACCTCGGCGTCCGGGCATCCGAACCCCGCTTCCGTCCGACCAAGTTCCGCGGGGCGGACGTGATCGCCGAACTCGAGCACATCGCCTCGCAACCGGGAGCCAACGAGAAGAACCGGGTCAGCGTGCTGCTGGCCAACGCCGAGCAGGAGCAGACGCTCACGCTGACGCACGTGTTGTGGGCGATGTTCGGCGTGCTGCCGCCCGGTCGGGAGCAGCGCCCGCACCGCCACCAGTCGGTCGCCCTGGACCTGATCCTGGACGCCCAGCCCGGGTGCTACACGCTGCTGGGCACCGAACTCGATTACCGCGGTCAGATCGCCGATCCGATCCGGGTGGACTGGCAGGCCGGCGGCGCGTTCACGACCCCGCCCGGCATGTGGCACGCGCACTACAACGAGTCCGGCGCGCCGGCGCATCTGATTCCCGTCCAGGATGCGGGTCTGCAGACTTACCTGCGCAGCCTCGACATGCAGTTCAGTCGGCCTTCCGCGCCCGCCGCAGGTGCAGGATCACTTTGA
- the hpnE gene encoding hydroxysqualene dehydroxylase HpnE — MKQRVVVVGGGLAGLAATVWLAELGYAVTLVEGNGRLGGRTIGLTSGHGDAIENGQHVLAGSYDCIFRYLDSVGTRHLLKFPDEFGVRYPGGHVETFGLRARNARRMFLGQVRGLGLVDLLRAAPAWARLMRDVVRFDDALDDITVDEWFDRLGFPAAVRRIMLNSMVIGLLNELPEYASAHAFAALLRTGADRVRRGGGTAMRIGYPTVDLETLYLNGARRVMAERGVQVRLRTRALAVAVDDGRASGVRLADGSVIDADAVVLAVPSWNLRSLLDEVPGSEDVRLAAKQLEPIPIMNAYVLLDRPLGTVAPWESLLDSDIGWVFDRDRMHGPRSDGNHLYALTTCAAYDLMTLKNPEVADRLVGALRASYPAAREARVLDVTVVPWPKATFSSRVGMSTIRPGNRTSLPNLVLAGDWTHNDWPTTMEGAAQSASYAVDLVHEVLRSGS, encoded by the coding sequence GTGAAGCAGCGTGTTGTCGTGGTGGGCGGCGGGTTGGCGGGCCTGGCCGCCACGGTGTGGCTGGCCGAACTCGGCTACGCCGTCACGCTGGTGGAAGGCAACGGCAGGCTGGGCGGACGCACGATCGGCCTGACATCCGGGCACGGCGATGCGATCGAAAACGGGCAACACGTGCTGGCCGGTTCCTACGACTGCATCTTCCGCTATCTGGATTCGGTTGGCACGCGCCATCTTCTGAAGTTTCCCGACGAGTTCGGCGTGCGGTATCCCGGCGGGCACGTCGAGACGTTCGGTCTGCGGGCGCGTAATGCCCGGCGGATGTTCCTCGGTCAGGTACGGGGCCTGGGGTTGGTGGATCTGCTGCGTGCCGCGCCGGCATGGGCCCGGTTGATGCGTGACGTGGTGCGCTTCGACGATGCGCTGGACGACATCACCGTGGACGAGTGGTTCGACCGTCTCGGGTTTCCCGCCGCGGTTCGCCGAATCATGCTCAATTCCATGGTGATCGGTCTGCTGAACGAGTTACCCGAGTACGCGTCGGCGCATGCTTTCGCCGCTCTGTTGCGGACCGGCGCCGACCGCGTTCGTCGCGGCGGCGGGACGGCCATGCGCATCGGCTATCCCACCGTCGACCTGGAAACCTTGTACCTCAACGGCGCTCGCCGCGTGATGGCCGAACGCGGGGTCCAGGTGCGGTTGCGGACCCGGGCGTTGGCGGTCGCGGTGGACGACGGTCGCGCGTCGGGGGTGCGGTTGGCCGACGGTTCGGTGATCGACGCCGACGCGGTGGTGCTGGCAGTGCCGTCCTGGAATCTGCGGTCGCTGCTGGACGAGGTGCCCGGGTCCGAGGACGTCCGGTTGGCGGCCAAGCAACTCGAGCCGATCCCGATCATGAACGCCTACGTGTTGCTGGATCGACCGCTGGGCACCGTGGCGCCGTGGGAATCGTTGCTGGACAGCGACATCGGCTGGGTCTTCGACCGCGACCGGATGCACGGGCCGCGCAGCGACGGCAACCATCTCTACGCGCTGACCACCTGCGCCGCCTACGACCTGATGACGTTGAAGAACCCGGAGGTGGCCGACCGCCTGGTCGGCGCACTGCGCGCCAGCTACCCGGCCGCGCGCGAGGCCCGGGTCCTCGACGTCACCGTGGTGCCCTGGCCGAAGGCCACGTTCTCGTCCCGGGTCGGCATGTCGACCATCCGCCCCGGCAACCGCACGTCGTTGCCCAACCTGGTGCTGGCCGGTGACTGGACGCACAACGACTGGCCCACCACGATGGAGGGCGCTGCCCAAAGCGCCTCGTATGCAGTCGATCTCGTCCACGAAGTGCTGCGGTCCGGGAGTTGA
- a CDS encoding acetoacetate decarboxylase family protein translates to MGDNDTRIELTGLRGVPESALSQALVATLPRNEAPAPWECRCSALLWLGRGGRAAASVLPPALAGSPALVTLGAFVRYTDTPVGAYDEVLGIVGSRSGLRPWGNVAFMSVDSETSLVGGRTNWAMPKTLARFDGELADGNLITGSSTDEPSWTVSATPRIKGPALPLKVKGSARQQFADGRIGDSLLTFNGRIRPALVTVGVSSSGPLPTWLRPGLHLGAFVEEATFTLGEPRF, encoded by the coding sequence ATGGGGGACAACGACACTCGGATCGAGCTGACCGGACTGCGGGGTGTGCCGGAAAGCGCGCTCAGTCAGGCGCTGGTCGCGACGCTGCCGCGCAATGAAGCGCCCGCGCCGTGGGAGTGCCGCTGCTCGGCCCTGCTGTGGCTGGGCCGCGGCGGTCGCGCCGCCGCCTCGGTCCTGCCGCCGGCGCTGGCGGGCAGTCCGGCGCTGGTCACACTCGGTGCGTTCGTCCGCTACACCGACACCCCGGTCGGCGCCTACGACGAGGTGCTCGGCATCGTCGGCTCGCGGAGCGGCCTGCGCCCCTGGGGCAATGTGGCCTTCATGTCGGTCGACTCCGAGACCAGCCTGGTCGGCGGCCGCACCAACTGGGCGATGCCGAAGACGCTGGCCCGCTTCGACGGGGAGTTGGCCGACGGCAACCTCATCACCGGCAGCAGCACCGATGAGCCGTCGTGGACGGTCAGCGCGACGCCGCGGATCAAGGGGCCTGCGCTGCCGTTGAAGGTCAAGGGCAGCGCGCGCCAGCAGTTCGCGGACGGTCGCATCGGTGATTCGCTGCTGACGTTCAACGGCCGGATCCGGCCGGCCCTGGTGACCGTCGGCGTGTCGTCGTCGGGCCCGCTGCCGACGTGGTTGCGTCCCGGACTGCACCTGGGCGCCTTCGTCGAAGAGGCGACCTTCACCCTGGGCGAACCGCGGTTCTGA
- a CDS encoding SDR family oxidoreductase produces the protein MAKLRGRRVAITGGAQGIGRAIGEALIAAGATVALGDVQEAAVRQTATDIGAEGYHLDVTDAASFEAFLDQSTADLGGLDVLVNNAGIMPIGPFLQENPKVTRRTIEIDVLGVLTGTRLAGARFAERGSGHIVNIASVMGTLASPNAATYCASKYAVVGFSEALRQEWRGSGVKVSAICPGFVRTELIAGMSAPGLLERFLVVNPEDVATAVVAELAKGASRTVFVPKLVGLVSRGTVTLPAPLVDAAFRLSGGNKVTAELDREQRAAYQARIEDQE, from the coding sequence ATGGCGAAGCTGCGGGGCCGACGGGTGGCCATCACCGGAGGGGCCCAGGGCATCGGCCGGGCGATCGGTGAGGCGCTGATCGCAGCGGGCGCCACGGTCGCCCTCGGCGACGTGCAGGAAGCTGCTGTCCGGCAGACCGCCACCGACATCGGGGCCGAGGGCTATCACCTCGACGTGACCGACGCGGCGAGCTTCGAGGCCTTCCTGGACCAGTCCACCGCGGATCTCGGGGGCCTCGACGTCCTGGTCAACAACGCGGGCATCATGCCGATCGGGCCGTTCCTGCAGGAAAACCCCAAAGTCACCCGGCGCACCATCGAGATCGACGTGCTGGGTGTGCTGACCGGCACCCGGCTGGCCGGTGCCCGCTTCGCCGAGCGCGGATCGGGCCACATCGTCAACATCGCCTCGGTGATGGGCACCCTGGCCTCCCCGAACGCGGCCACCTACTGCGCGTCCAAGTACGCCGTCGTCGGGTTCAGCGAGGCGCTGCGTCAGGAGTGGCGGGGTAGCGGCGTCAAGGTGTCGGCCATCTGCCCGGGTTTCGTCCGGACCGAGTTGATCGCCGGGATGTCGGCGCCCGGACTGCTGGAGCGTTTCCTGGTGGTCAACCCCGAGGATGTCGCCACCGCCGTGGTGGCCGAACTGGCCAAGGGAGCTTCCCGCACGGTGTTCGTGCCCAAGTTGGTGGGTCTGGTTTCCCGCGGAACGGTCACGCTGCCGGCGCCCCTGGTGGACGCGGCCTTCCGGTTGTCGGGCGGTAACAAGGTCACCGCGGAGCTCGACCGCGAGCAGCGGGCCGCCTATCAGGCGCGTATCGAGGATCAGGAGTAG
- a CDS encoding nuclear transport factor 2 family protein produces MSVPLLREMFERMVVAKNGDLIEHYYHPDFVMSSDGLTQDFADFRDSHRKLYATPIAYSVEYDEQAWVEAGDRIAGRCWITTSRPGEEPTRIEVILIATYRDGLIHRIWETTWPSWRGVDALENY; encoded by the coding sequence ATGTCGGTTCCCCTGCTGCGCGAGATGTTCGAGCGGATGGTGGTCGCCAAGAACGGCGACCTGATCGAGCACTACTACCACCCCGACTTCGTGATGTCCTCCGATGGACTGACGCAAGATTTCGCCGATTTTCGCGACAGTCACCGCAAGCTCTATGCCACCCCTATCGCCTATTCGGTCGAGTACGACGAGCAGGCCTGGGTGGAGGCGGGCGACCGGATCGCCGGCCGGTGCTGGATCACCACGTCACGCCCCGGTGAGGAGCCGACGCGGATCGAGGTGATCCTGATCGCCACCTACCGCGACGGGCTGATTCACCGGATCTGGGAGACCACCTGGCCGAGTTGGCGGGGCGTGGACGCACTGGAAAACTATTGA
- a CDS encoding potassium/proton antiporter, translated as MTLEQLYLTVSVGGLVLLASIVGTRVATVVGFPSLLLFLLVGVVIGEDGLGLQFDDVILSRNVGIAALAVILVEGGLTTRFSDIRKVLAPAAALGTVGVVISTVVTAVGAHLLLHFDWQLALLLGAIVSSTDAAAVFSVLRVLPLPRRLAGLLEAESGFNDAPGVILVLMFSVVPFVFKPEGAVTDLLYELLGGSVIGLLVGYLGSFGLRRIALPASGLYPIATFGLGLVAFAAAGDAHASGFIAAYLAAVVLANSGLPHRSATRSFAEGVGWLAQIGLFVLLGLLVNPSDLAADLIPAIVIGLVLLLVARPLSVVGTLIWFRTPWRDQAFLSWAGLRGAVPIVLATFPIVEGVPGSSRLLNIVFVLVVVFTLIQGPSLRPIARVLGLISREATREIQVEAAPLDMLDAELLTMRVQRPSRLHNVTILELRLPDPAVITLIIRDGHTFVPEPDTRIESGDELLIITTSKTRAAAEARLRAVSRRGKLAHWFDEYGELD; from the coding sequence ATGACCCTGGAACAGCTGTACCTGACCGTGTCGGTCGGCGGCCTCGTGCTGCTGGCCAGCATCGTCGGTACCCGCGTGGCCACCGTCGTGGGCTTCCCGAGTCTGTTGTTGTTCCTGCTCGTCGGTGTCGTCATCGGCGAGGACGGGTTGGGCCTGCAGTTCGACGACGTGATCCTGTCCCGCAACGTGGGCATCGCGGCGCTGGCCGTCATTCTGGTGGAAGGCGGTCTGACCACCAGGTTCAGCGACATCCGCAAGGTCCTGGCGCCGGCGGCCGCTCTGGGCACGGTGGGCGTCGTCATCAGCACGGTGGTCACCGCCGTCGGCGCGCACCTGCTGCTGCACTTCGACTGGCAACTCGCTCTGCTGCTGGGCGCCATCGTGTCTTCGACCGACGCGGCGGCGGTGTTCTCGGTGCTGCGGGTGCTGCCGTTGCCGCGCCGGCTGGCCGGGCTGCTGGAGGCGGAGTCCGGGTTCAACGACGCACCCGGGGTGATCCTGGTCCTGATGTTCAGCGTGGTGCCCTTCGTGTTCAAACCGGAGGGCGCCGTCACCGACCTGCTGTACGAGCTGCTCGGCGGGTCCGTGATCGGGCTGCTGGTCGGCTACCTCGGCTCGTTCGGACTGCGGCGCATCGCGTTGCCGGCGTCCGGCCTGTACCCGATCGCCACGTTCGGCCTGGGCCTGGTGGCGTTCGCCGCCGCCGGTGACGCCCACGCCAGTGGCTTCATCGCCGCGTACCTGGCCGCGGTGGTCCTGGCGAACTCGGGGCTGCCGCACCGTTCGGCGACCCGATCCTTCGCCGAAGGGGTCGGGTGGCTGGCCCAGATCGGCCTGTTCGTCCTGCTCGGCCTGCTGGTCAACCCGAGCGATCTGGCGGCTGACCTGATCCCGGCGATCGTGATCGGGCTGGTGCTGCTGCTGGTCGCGCGGCCGCTGTCGGTGGTGGGAACGCTGATCTGGTTCCGAACGCCCTGGCGAGATCAGGCTTTCCTGTCCTGGGCAGGCCTGCGCGGCGCGGTCCCGATCGTGCTGGCGACCTTCCCGATCGTGGAAGGCGTGCCGGGCAGCTCCCGGCTGCTCAACATCGTGTTCGTGCTGGTCGTGGTGTTCACCCTGATCCAGGGCCCCAGCCTGCGGCCCATCGCCCGCGTCCTGGGCCTGATTTCGCGCGAGGCGACCCGCGAGATTCAGGTGGAAGCCGCGCCGCTGGACATGCTCGACGCCGAACTGCTGACCATGCGGGTGCAGCGGCCGTCGCGGCTGCACAACGTCACCATCCTGGAACTGCGGCTACCCGACCCGGCCGTCATCACCCTGATCATCCGCGACGGCCACACCTTCGTCCCTGAGCCCGATACCCGCATCGAGAGTGGCGACGAGCTACTGATCATCACCACCAGCAAGACCCGCGCCGCGGCCGAGGCCAGACTGCGCGCCGTCAGCCGGCGCGGCAAGCTTGCGCACTGGTTCGACGAGTACGGCGAGCTCGACTAG
- a CDS encoding sulfate ABC transporter substrate-binding protein — translation MIRSATRWRQVIGLTLTAVVVAACHGGASDAVDGGGLRDVDTNITLVAYSVPEPGWTKVIAAFNGSEEGRGVQVVTSYGASGDQSRGVVAGKPADIVNFSVQPDITRLVKAGKVAADWDTEASKGIPFGSVVTLVVRKGNPKHIRDWDDLLQPGVEIITPSPLSSGSAKWNLLAPYAVKSGGGRNRQAGVDFIANLVRDHVKLRPGSGRIATDVFIEGSGDVLISYENEAIAAERQGHPVEHINPPQTFKIENPVAVVSTSPNLDAAVAFKNFQYTAVAQRLWAQAGFRPVDPAVAAEFRDQFPTPVKLWTVTDLGGWGSVDPQLFDRRTGAITKVYLEATG, via the coding sequence ATGATTCGCAGCGCGACCCGCTGGCGTCAGGTCATCGGCCTGACGCTGACGGCAGTCGTGGTCGCGGCGTGCCACGGCGGAGCCAGCGACGCGGTGGACGGCGGGGGCCTGCGAGATGTGGACACCAACATCACCCTGGTCGCCTACTCGGTGCCAGAACCGGGCTGGACCAAAGTGATCGCCGCGTTCAACGGCTCCGAGGAGGGGCGCGGCGTCCAGGTGGTCACCTCCTACGGAGCCTCCGGTGACCAGTCGCGCGGCGTCGTGGCGGGTAAGCCCGCCGACATCGTGAACTTCTCGGTACAACCCGATATCACCCGACTGGTCAAGGCCGGCAAGGTCGCAGCGGACTGGGACACCGAGGCGTCCAAGGGCATCCCGTTCGGGTCGGTGGTGACGCTGGTCGTTCGCAAGGGCAATCCCAAACACATCCGGGATTGGGACGATCTGCTGCAGCCCGGTGTGGAGATCATCACGCCGAGCCCGCTCAGTTCCGGCTCGGCGAAGTGGAACCTGTTGGCCCCCTACGCCGTCAAGAGCGGTGGTGGCCGTAACAGACAGGCCGGCGTCGACTTCATCGCGAACCTGGTGCGCGACCACGTCAAGCTGCGCCCGGGGTCGGGCCGGATCGCTACCGACGTGTTCATCGAAGGCAGCGGTGATGTGTTGATCAGCTACGAGAACGAAGCCATTGCGGCTGAACGGCAGGGGCATCCGGTGGAACACATCAACCCGCCGCAGACCTTCAAGATCGAAAATCCGGTTGCGGTGGTGTCGACCAGTCCGAACCTCGACGCCGCCGTCGCGTTCAAGAACTTCCAATACACCGCTGTGGCACAGCGTCTTTGGGCGCAGGCGGGATTCCGCCCGGTTGATCCGGCCGTCGCTGCCGAATTCCGCGACCAGTTCCCGACGCCGGTGAAACTCTGGACCGTCACCGACCTCGGTGGCTGGGGCAGCGTCGACCCGCAGTTGTTCGACCGCAGGACCGGCGCCATCACCAAGGTGTACCTGGAGGCGACCGGATGA
- the cysW gene encoding sulfate ABC transporter permease subunit CysW: protein MTSSSWARYLIRYVASGYIIVMLIVPVSLILWRTFRPGFHQFYIWITTPAAISALHLSLLVLAIVVPLNVLFGVPTALLLARNRFRGKGVLQSIIDLPFAVSPIIVGVALISAWGSAGALGFIERDTGVKIIFGVPGIVLASIFVTLPFVVREVQLVLSEVGTEQEQAAATLGSSWWQTFWRITLPSIRWGLTYGVELTVARTLGEFGGVIMVSSNLPGSTQTLTLLVNDRYNRGHVYGAYALSSLMMAVAIAFLIVKVILHLRRARKAD from the coding sequence GTGACGTCCTCCAGCTGGGCGCGCTACCTGATCCGCTACGTGGCGTCCGGCTACATCATCGTGATGCTGATCGTGCCCGTGTCACTGATCCTGTGGCGGACGTTCCGGCCGGGCTTCCACCAGTTCTACATCTGGATCACCACGCCGGCCGCAATCTCCGCGCTGCACCTCTCGCTGCTGGTGTTGGCGATCGTGGTGCCGCTGAACGTATTATTTGGAGTCCCCACGGCACTGCTGTTGGCCCGCAACCGATTCCGCGGCAAGGGTGTGCTGCAGTCCATCATCGACCTGCCGTTCGCGGTGTCGCCGATCATCGTCGGCGTGGCGCTGATCTCGGCGTGGGGGTCGGCCGGCGCGCTGGGGTTCATCGAGCGGGACACCGGCGTGAAGATCATCTTCGGAGTTCCGGGCATCGTGCTGGCCAGCATCTTCGTCACCCTGCCGTTCGTGGTGCGCGAGGTGCAACTGGTGCTCAGCGAGGTGGGCACCGAGCAGGAGCAGGCGGCGGCGACGCTGGGATCGAGTTGGTGGCAGACCTTCTGGCGGATCACCTTGCCCTCGATCCGCTGGGGTCTGACCTACGGTGTGGAGCTGACCGTGGCGCGCACGCTCGGTGAGTTCGGCGGCGTCATCATGGTGTCGTCGAATCTCCCGGGCAGCACTCAGACCCTCACGCTCCTCGTCAACGACCGGTACAACCGCGGACACGTCTACGGCGCCTATGCGTTGTCGTCGCTGATGATGGCGGTGGCCATCGCCTTCCTGATCGTCAAAGTGATCCTGCACCTGCGGCGGGCGCGGAAGGCCGACTGA
- a CDS encoding TrkA family potassium uptake protein — translation MRIGIAGAGNVGRSVAQELLDAGHKVLLIERQRRNFEPYKVPDADWLNADACEMSALQEAGAQTCDVVIAATGDDKANLVVGLLAKSEFGVPRVVARINDVRNEWLFGQAWGIDVSVSTPGAMVAGIEGAIDVGHLVRLMGLQEGRTALTKLTLPDDNPVVGRQVGELGLPKNTALVTVVRGGDVIVPRDDEVLEGGDEMLFVADNARERALWAAINRVKPKPRMPMRPDAW, via the coding sequence TTGCGTATCGGGATTGCCGGCGCCGGCAATGTCGGCCGCTCGGTCGCGCAGGAATTGCTCGACGCCGGGCACAAGGTCCTGCTGATCGAGCGGCAGCGGCGCAACTTCGAGCCGTACAAGGTGCCCGACGCGGACTGGCTGAACGCGGACGCCTGCGAGATGTCGGCGCTTCAGGAGGCCGGCGCTCAGACGTGCGACGTGGTGATCGCGGCGACCGGAGACGACAAGGCCAACCTGGTGGTCGGGCTGCTGGCCAAGTCCGAGTTCGGCGTGCCCCGGGTGGTGGCCCGGATCAACGACGTCCGCAACGAGTGGCTGTTCGGCCAGGCGTGGGGGATCGACGTGTCGGTCTCGACGCCGGGTGCGATGGTTGCGGGGATCGAGGGCGCCATCGACGTGGGGCACCTGGTGCGATTGATGGGGCTGCAGGAAGGCCGCACCGCGCTGACGAAACTGACGCTGCCCGACGACAACCCGGTGGTGGGCAGGCAGGTGGGCGAGCTGGGCCTACCCAAGAACACCGCACTGGTCACCGTGGTGCGGGGCGGGGACGTGATCGTTCCCCGCGACGACGAGGTGCTCGAGGGCGGCGACGAGATGCTGTTCGTCGCCGACAATGCCCGCGAGCGCGCCCTGTGGGCCGCCATCAACCGGGTCAAGCCGAAACCCCGGATGCCGATGCGTCCCGACGCGTGGTGA